One region of Rana temporaria chromosome 11, aRanTem1.1, whole genome shotgun sequence genomic DNA includes:
- the LOC120916955 gene encoding uncharacterized protein LOC120916955 — MPGWSPLKDIVFSLFAFCVITFLTYFLKMYFKKGRRPWIYTVLRFIFVASCIMIVYLIVALISSLVATDDVRVKIYIAISGIIISYLLGMHFDVNFWRFFKLGEPSLSEISGDRSIPHMKRTTLTCQITNFKQKEIQINVYLKRRHEIKRQLIASWDSTDQTPSNKSANDLLNTQRDNKFHNLPLLEKGDESRTLLSVEMDVKMAKSWIGMYNCLCSITITPSADKDEGAVLAVEVEHASLKWPVSVGRTLTVYKDEKPSLWRRCKKYVSK, encoded by the exons ATGCCAG gcTGGAGTCCATTAAaggatattgttttttctttgtttgcttttTGCGTAATCACGTTTTTAACATACTTTTTGAAGATGTATTTTAAAAAAG GAAGGAGACCATGGATATATACTGTTTTGAGGTTTATTTTTGTTGCATCATGCATCATGATAGTATACTTGATTGTTGCATTAATAAGCTCCCTGGTGGCTACTGATG ATGTGAGAGTGAAGATATATATTGCAATATCTGGTATTATTATTTCATACTTATTAGGGATGCATTTTGATGTGAATTTCTGGAGATTCTTCAAATTGG GTGAACCTTCTCTATCTGAGATCTCAGGTGATCGATCTATTCCCCATATGAAGAGAACAACTCTAACCTGTCAGATaacaaatttcaaacaaaaagaAATTCAGATAAATGTATATCTGAAAAGACGCCATGAAATTAAAAGACAGCTTATCGCCTCCTGGGATTCCACCGACCAGACACCATCCAATAAATCTGCTAATGACTTATTGAACACACAGAGGGACAATAAATTCCATAATCTGCCTCTTCTAGAAAAAGGTGATGAAAGCCGTACATTGTTATCTGTCGAAATGGACGTTAAGATGGCAAAATCCTGGATTGGAATGTACAACTGTCTCTGCTCCATTACAATCACCCCGAGTGCGGATAAAGATGAAGGTGCGGTGCTTGCTGTAGAAGTGGAACACGCTTCTCTGAAATGGCCCGTCTCTGTAGGCAGAACTCTGACTGTGTACAAAG